One genomic segment of Streptomyces niveus includes these proteins:
- a CDS encoding sugar phosphate isomerase/epimerase family protein: MAEPVVRIPDAKVALSTASVYPESTATAFEMAGRLGYDGVEVMVWTDPVSQDVEALRRLSDYHHVPILAIHAPCLLITQRVWSTDPWTKLQRARSAAERLGASTVVVHPPFRWQRQYSRDFVSGIWRMADETDVRFAVENMYPWRYRDREVLAYAPDWDVTKDDYRHFTVDLSHTATARADAMSMVDRMGDRLGHVHLADGNGSAKDEHLVPGRGNQPCAELLERLAGGSFDGHVVIEVNTRRAMSSAEREADLAEALAFTRLHLASSAGSAAASPVAGPAAESRAPLPRVSHGRPRIRRT; the protein is encoded by the coding sequence GTGGCAGAACCAGTGGTGCGCATCCCGGATGCGAAGGTCGCCCTGTCGACGGCCTCCGTCTATCCGGAGTCCACGGCGACGGCCTTCGAGATGGCCGGGCGCCTGGGATACGACGGCGTCGAGGTCATGGTCTGGACGGATCCCGTCAGCCAGGACGTCGAGGCCCTGCGCCGCCTGTCCGACTACCACCACGTGCCGATCCTCGCCATCCACGCCCCATGTCTGCTGATCACACAGCGTGTCTGGTCGACCGACCCGTGGACCAAGCTCCAGCGGGCACGGTCGGCGGCGGAGCGGCTGGGCGCCTCCACCGTCGTCGTGCACCCGCCGTTCCGCTGGCAGCGCCAGTACTCCCGCGACTTCGTCTCCGGCATCTGGCGGATGGCCGACGAGACGGACGTGCGCTTCGCCGTCGAGAACATGTATCCGTGGCGCTACCGGGACCGTGAAGTGCTCGCGTACGCCCCCGACTGGGACGTGACGAAGGACGACTACCGGCACTTCACCGTCGATCTGTCGCACACAGCCACCGCCCGCGCCGACGCGATGTCCATGGTCGACCGCATGGGCGACCGGCTGGGGCACGTCCACCTCGCCGACGGCAACGGCTCGGCCAAGGACGAGCACCTGGTGCCGGGACGCGGCAACCAACCCTGCGCCGAACTGCTCGAACGGCTGGCCGGCGGCTCCTTCGACGGTCATGTCGTGATCGAGGTCAACACACGGCGCGCGATGTCCTCGGCCGAACGCGAGGCCGATCTGGCGGAGGCGCTGGCCTTCACCCGGCTGCATCTGGCGTCGTCGGCCGGTTCCGCAGCAGCGTCCCCCGTCGCCGGGCCCGCGGCGGAGAGCCGGGCGCCGCTGCCCCGCGTGTCCCACGGCCGGCCCCGGATCCGCCGCACATGA
- a CDS encoding TetR family transcriptional regulator produces MTGAAPRRRGRPARSDADTGPGARERILDAARNEFAERGYDKTSVRGIAKAAGVDPALVHHYFGTKDEVFGAAIEVTFEPALVLPALLSGGEEGIGERLARFFIGVWENPASRAPLLAILRSAVTNETAAAMLRKFVLRRLLERIAVELDVPDPTLRAELAASHMIGIAILRYVLKAEPLASVDTEEIVRIVAPTLQRYLTEAGPV; encoded by the coding sequence ATGACCGGTGCGGCCCCGCGCCGCCGTGGCCGCCCCGCACGCTCGGACGCGGACACCGGCCCCGGCGCCCGTGAGCGGATCCTCGACGCGGCCCGCAACGAGTTCGCCGAGCGCGGCTACGACAAGACGTCCGTGCGGGGAATCGCGAAGGCGGCCGGTGTGGACCCGGCCCTCGTACATCACTACTTCGGTACGAAGGACGAGGTCTTCGGCGCGGCCATCGAGGTCACCTTCGAACCGGCCCTGGTCCTTCCCGCCCTGCTGAGCGGCGGTGAGGAGGGCATCGGCGAGCGGCTCGCGCGCTTCTTCATCGGCGTGTGGGAGAACCCGGCGTCCAGGGCCCCGCTGCTCGCGATCCTGCGCTCCGCGGTGACGAACGAGACCGCGGCGGCCATGCTGCGCAAGTTCGTGCTGCGACGGCTGCTGGAACGGATCGCGGTCGAGCTGGACGTACCGGACCCGACGCTGCGCGCCGAGCTGGCCGCCTCGCACATGATCGGGATCGCGATCCTGCGGTACGTGCTCAAGGCGGAGCCGCTGGCTTCCGTGGACACCGAGGAGATCGTCAGGATCGTCGCGCCGACGCTCCAGCGGTATCTGACCGAGGCCGGACCCGTCTGA
- a CDS encoding peptidase has translation MAVEEAGAAREVEETGTGAELGGAGAEAGTLAAAALRYPVAPGYRLNVRSGPGTNYQLVRVLQYNATVPINCQKRGESVSGPYGTSNIWDNIANGEFVADAYVKTGSDGFVAPRCA, from the coding sequence ATGGCTGTTGAAGAAGCGGGAGCGGCACGAGAGGTCGAGGAGACGGGCACGGGAGCCGAGTTGGGGGGCGCCGGCGCCGAGGCGGGCACACTGGCCGCGGCGGCCCTCAGATACCCGGTCGCGCCGGGCTACCGTCTCAACGTGCGCTCGGGGCCCGGAACGAACTACCAGCTGGTCCGCGTCCTGCAGTACAACGCCACGGTCCCGATCAACTGCCAGAAGCGGGGCGAGTCGGTGTCCGGGCCGTACGGAACGTCGAACATCTGGGACAACATCGCCAACGGCGAATTCGTCGCGGACGCGTACGTCAAAACAGGGAGTGACGGCTTCGTCGCGCCGCGCTGCGCCTGA
- a CDS encoding serine/threonine-protein kinase, which yields MEYAGSYRLEACLGSGGMGVVHLARSASGLRLAVKVVHQQYAADPEFRARFRQEVAAARRVSGAFTAPVVDADPDADRPWMATSYIPGPTLAEQVKNNGPMAPAELRRLTAGLAEALRDIHRAGVVHRDLKPGNVLLTDNGPKVIDFGISRPVDSDLRTETGKLIGSPPYMAPEQFQRPREVGPAADVFALGSLLVHAATGRGPFDSDSPYIVAYQVVHDEADLVGLPADLVPLVGRCLAKDPEKRPTPDEIMSELRPPSYEADAFIPAQRRSLERPLITPAGEQHTHVGANSPSGSRHATNPAAVPEAVPAGAPGPASKRDPAERKATAGHRQRAKWPALAVGVVVLVYGGLWAAQGFGDTRTSTADPVGSGAGEAAGAAFEPWRAPSIGDAAEPGVAPACSYAPSLSGVSATLVCSTRGVAAARLDPADGRVIWSRGAAVDGTRVPVVSGGLVHAVLTTAKGARLRAYDKDDGAEVWSKDLAGYRGGVRHADDTVLLVNDDGRVEALNSATGRTRWERRLPGHTDPVFSLHSPATGHSYAAEQSGDGRTTLVSAVEPKTGEVAWQHRLDGYLTPVATERGVLFLSSLDQDSMTDAVVRYDTASGDVRRVPLPYDMPQAQVAVRDGTAYLLARGGTLLALDTTRPGGNAEPRWELETDVARSSPPVVTAGDRLYFSAADGQLITVDTADGTLIGRTAPRLLSGKLAYMASLPAPAVAPGRVYAGAPDGSVFGVDSEDPGTW from the coding sequence ATGGAATACGCCGGGAGTTACCGCCTTGAGGCCTGCCTCGGCTCCGGTGGCATGGGCGTGGTGCATCTCGCGCGCTCCGCGTCGGGGCTGCGCCTCGCCGTGAAGGTGGTGCACCAGCAGTACGCGGCGGACCCGGAGTTCCGGGCCCGCTTCCGCCAGGAGGTCGCCGCCGCGCGCCGGGTCAGCGGCGCGTTCACCGCGCCCGTCGTCGACGCGGACCCGGATGCCGATCGGCCCTGGATGGCCACCTCGTACATCCCGGGCCCGACCCTGGCCGAGCAGGTCAAGAACAACGGGCCCATGGCTCCGGCCGAGTTGCGCCGGCTGACGGCGGGGCTCGCCGAGGCGCTGCGGGACATCCACCGGGCCGGTGTCGTCCATCGCGACCTGAAGCCGGGCAACGTACTCCTGACGGACAACGGTCCCAAGGTCATCGACTTCGGGATCTCGCGGCCGGTCGACAGCGATCTGCGCACCGAGACGGGGAAGTTGATCGGCTCGCCGCCGTACATGGCGCCCGAGCAGTTCCAGCGCCCGCGTGAAGTGGGGCCCGCGGCCGACGTGTTCGCGCTCGGCTCGCTGCTGGTGCACGCGGCGACCGGCCGTGGGCCGTTCGACTCGGACAGTCCGTACATCGTCGCCTACCAGGTGGTGCACGACGAGGCGGATCTGGTCGGCCTGCCCGCCGATCTGGTGCCGCTGGTCGGACGGTGCCTGGCGAAGGACCCGGAGAAACGTCCCACGCCGGACGAGATCATGTCGGAGCTCCGCCCGCCGTCGTACGAGGCGGACGCCTTCATACCGGCTCAACGACGTTCCCTGGAAAGGCCGTTGATCACGCCCGCCGGGGAGCAGCACACCCATGTCGGGGCGAACTCGCCGTCCGGCAGCAGGCACGCGACGAATCCGGCGGCGGTTCCGGAGGCGGTGCCGGCCGGGGCGCCGGGCCCGGCGTCGAAGCGGGATCCGGCGGAGCGGAAGGCCACGGCCGGCCATCGGCAGCGGGCCAAATGGCCGGCGCTCGCGGTCGGCGTCGTCGTGCTCGTGTACGGCGGCCTCTGGGCCGCGCAGGGCTTCGGCGACACACGGACATCGACCGCCGATCCGGTGGGCTCCGGCGCGGGGGAGGCCGCGGGCGCGGCCTTCGAGCCGTGGCGGGCCCCGTCCATCGGTGACGCCGCCGAGCCGGGCGTCGCTCCCGCGTGTTCGTACGCACCGAGCCTCTCCGGCGTCTCGGCGACACTGGTCTGCTCCACGCGGGGCGTCGCCGCTGCCCGGCTCGACCCCGCCGACGGGCGGGTGATCTGGTCGCGGGGCGCGGCCGTCGACGGCACGCGCGTACCCGTCGTCTCCGGCGGCCTGGTCCACGCCGTCCTCACCACTGCGAAGGGCGCGCGGCTGCGGGCGTACGACAAGGACGACGGCGCCGAGGTCTGGAGCAAGGACCTCGCCGGTTACCGGGGCGGCGTCCGCCACGCGGACGACACCGTCCTGCTCGTGAACGACGACGGCCGGGTGGAGGCGCTGAACAGCGCGACGGGCCGGACGCGTTGGGAGCGCCGGCTGCCCGGTCACACCGATCCCGTCTTCTCCCTGCACAGTCCGGCGACCGGGCACTCCTACGCCGCCGAGCAGTCGGGCGACGGCCGCACCACGCTGGTCAGCGCGGTGGAGCCGAAGACCGGCGAAGTCGCCTGGCAGCACCGGCTCGACGGATACCTCACGCCGGTGGCCACCGAGCGCGGCGTCCTGTTCCTCTCCTCGCTCGACCAGGACTCGATGACGGACGCCGTCGTGCGTTACGACACCGCGAGCGGGGACGTGCGCCGTGTCCCGCTGCCCTACGACATGCCCCAGGCGCAGGTCGCCGTACGCGACGGCACCGCGTATCTGCTGGCGCGCGGCGGGACCCTGCTGGCGCTCGACACCACTCGTCCGGGCGGGAACGCCGAGCCCCGCTGGGAGTTGGAGACCGATGTCGCCCGCTCGTCCCCTCCCGTCGTGACGGCCGGGGACCGTCTCTACTTCTCCGCCGCCGACGGGCAGCTGATCACGGTCGACACGGCGGACGGCACGCTGATCGGGCGTACGGCACCACGTCTGCTGTCGGGGAAGCTCGCCTACATGGCGTCGCTGCCCGCCCCCGCCGTCGCTCCCGGCCGCGTCTACGCCGGGGCGCCGGACGGGTCCGTCTTCGGCGTGGACAGCGAGGACCCCGGCACCTGGTGA
- a CDS encoding BACON domain-containing protein, protein MTSSRLEPPTYTTGAHRAPRRAPRSETRRPPVRYEPYLDGLFTYCLSVLCDHDAAIEVLGEVLAISERQYGRCPTGAEERGAWLYALARWACLRRLGERRGSRPGAHSGRRREPGVDFGADAAADVPPEVAERRRRELALLAWPEAAGTTPEQREALELAVRHRLRARDVAAVLSMALLPARELLNSAACEVERTRAALAVVETGNCPAVARLTGDDQVLLSAVLRRELVRHVDDCPRCRRAAERAEAAGPWPGSAASARAARPTPSGVPSWAAAPAVLPLVEAPRAAAYTAMTNTPRARATTPRFGRSGFPLDPKDRAARRDRLRSRAVTTTVVATVVAAPVLALWAAYRGAPPTGEGHGGTSVSAGDAERRGTQGADPYENAGNAENRPGAPFATGSRDPDVSVEVISDGTGAPSGTPGTGSGRLAVTAESTGDRTRITLTATGGEPVTWSAWTSASWLRLSRTSGTLAPGRSVTVHVHVDHSREPSGPWSARVGLTPAGSVVAISGYGSRPPSSSHPGPGRPTHPTRPPSSTPPGTGGPGPSDPGEPTDPGPPDPTGPPSGTGDPTDPGTGQPSDPPSSPDDPGDPGAPTGPGGPDTPPTSP, encoded by the coding sequence GTGACGAGCAGCAGACTGGAGCCCCCCACGTACACCACCGGCGCACACCGTGCGCCCCGGCGCGCGCCCCGATCGGAGACACGCCGGCCGCCCGTGCGCTACGAGCCCTATCTGGACGGGCTGTTCACGTACTGCCTCTCCGTGCTGTGCGACCACGACGCCGCCATCGAGGTGTTGGGCGAGGTCCTGGCCATCTCCGAGCGCCAGTACGGGCGTTGCCCGACGGGCGCGGAGGAGCGCGGGGCCTGGCTGTACGCCCTGGCCCGGTGGGCCTGTCTGCGGCGGCTCGGCGAGCGGCGGGGGAGCCGCCCGGGGGCGCACTCGGGCCGCCGTCGTGAGCCCGGCGTGGATTTCGGGGCCGACGCGGCGGCGGACGTCCCGCCGGAGGTCGCCGAGCGCCGGCGGCGTGAACTCGCCTTGCTGGCCTGGCCCGAGGCCGCCGGTACGACCCCCGAGCAGCGCGAAGCGCTCGAACTCGCCGTACGGCACCGGCTCCGCGCGCGCGATGTCGCCGCCGTCCTGTCCATGGCGCTCCTGCCGGCCCGTGAACTGCTCAACTCCGCCGCCTGCGAGGTCGAGCGGACCAGGGCCGCGCTGGCCGTCGTCGAGACGGGCAACTGCCCCGCCGTCGCCCGGCTCACCGGGGACGACCAGGTGCTGCTCTCGGCCGTGCTCCGCCGCGAACTCGTCCGGCACGTGGACGACTGTCCGCGCTGCCGCCGCGCCGCCGAGCGCGCCGAGGCGGCGGGTCCCTGGCCCGGCTCGGCCGCCTCCGCACGCGCCGCCCGGCCCACGCCGTCCGGCGTGCCCTCCTGGGCCGCCGCGCCCGCCGTCCTGCCGCTCGTCGAAGCCCCCCGGGCCGCGGCGTACACCGCCATGACGAACACCCCGCGCGCCCGTGCCACCACCCCGCGCTTCGGCCGGAGCGGCTTCCCCCTGGACCCGAAGGACCGCGCCGCCCGCCGGGACCGGCTGCGCTCGCGGGCCGTCACCACCACCGTCGTGGCGACCGTCGTCGCCGCGCCCGTGCTCGCCCTCTGGGCGGCGTACCGGGGCGCGCCGCCGACCGGCGAGGGCCACGGCGGGACGTCGGTCAGCGCCGGTGACGCCGAGCGGCGCGGTACGCAGGGAGCCGATCCGTACGAGAACGCGGGCAACGCGGAGAACCGGCCCGGTGCCCCCTTCGCCACCGGCAGCCGTGACCCGGACGTCTCGGTGGAGGTCATCAGCGACGGGACGGGCGCCCCGTCCGGCACACCCGGAACGGGCTCGGGACGGCTCGCCGTCACGGCGGAGTCGACCGGCGACCGTACGAGGATCACGCTCACCGCGACCGGCGGCGAGCCCGTCACGTGGTCGGCCTGGACGAGCGCGTCGTGGCTGCGGCTGAGCCGTACGTCGGGCACGCTCGCCCCCGGCAGGTCCGTCACCGTCCACGTCCACGTGGACCACTCGCGCGAGCCGTCCGGCCCGTGGAGCGCCCGGGTCGGGCTGACCCCGGCGGGCTCGGTGGTCGCGATCAGCGGTTACGGTTCCAGGCCGCCGTCCTCGTCCCACCCCGGGCCCGGCAGACCGACGCACCCCACACGCCCGCCGTCCTCGACGCCGCCGGGCACCGGCGGCCCGGGGCCGAGCGACCCGGGCGAACCGACCGATCCGGGCCCGCCCGACCCCACCGGCCCGCCGTCCGGCACGGGCGACCCGACGGATCCCGGCACCGGTCAGCCCAGTGACCCGCCGTCCTCGCCCGATGACCCCGGCGATCCCGGCGCCCCGACCGGTCCCGGCGGGCCGGACACGCCGCCCACGTCGCCGTGA
- a CDS encoding class I SAM-dependent methyltransferase, producing MTDRALSFDAVAGQYDAARPSYPPVLFDAVEELSGRSLRGSRVLDVGAGTGIATRLLRERGADVTAVEPGPGMAAQLRRTLPDTPLVRAFGDALPIADASADLVTYAQSWHWTDPARAVPEALRVLRPGGALALWWNVADLAVPWVAAQEGRLHLVAGAGAHSSDGRRGGSLLDELPTVRRELRWTRTVPLDTHLANLGSHSLFRVLGDDATEACLADERVELLKVFPAGLVEEAYVVELSVTLRPSASSVVQGPSSRA from the coding sequence ATGACCGATCGCGCGCTCTCCTTCGACGCAGTCGCCGGCCAGTACGACGCGGCCAGGCCCAGTTATCCGCCGGTCCTCTTCGACGCCGTCGAGGAACTGTCCGGCCGCTCCCTGCGAGGCTCCCGTGTCCTGGACGTCGGCGCCGGGACCGGCATCGCCACCCGCCTGCTGCGTGAGCGCGGCGCCGATGTCACCGCCGTCGAACCGGGCCCCGGCATGGCCGCGCAGCTCCGCCGCACCCTGCCCGACACCCCGCTGGTCAGGGCTTTCGGCGACGCCCTGCCGATCGCGGACGCGTCGGCCGACCTGGTGACGTACGCCCAGTCCTGGCACTGGACCGACCCGGCCCGCGCCGTCCCCGAGGCCCTGCGGGTGCTGCGGCCCGGCGGTGCGCTCGCCCTGTGGTGGAACGTCGCCGACCTCGCCGTGCCCTGGGTCGCCGCACAGGAGGGGCGGCTGCACCTGGTCGCCGGCGCCGGAGCGCACAGCTCCGACGGCCGCCGGGGCGGGAGCCTGCTGGACGAACTGCCGACCGTACGGCGCGAGCTGCGCTGGACGCGCACCGTCCCGCTCGACACCCATCTCGCCAATCTCGGCAGCCACTCCCTCTTCCGGGTGCTGGGCGACGACGCGACGGAGGCCTGTCTGGCCGATGAGCGCGTCGAACTGCTCAAGGTCTTTCCGGCCGGCCTGGTCGAGGAGGCCTACGTCGTCGAGCTGAGTGTCACACTTCGCCCCTCCGCGTCGTCTGTCGTACAGGGCCCCTCGTCCCGGGCCTGA
- a CDS encoding Ppx/GppA phosphatase family protein, with amino-acid sequence MRLGVLDVGSNTVHLLAVDAHRGARPLPAHSHKTELRLAELLDADGAIGPDGVERLVATIAEALQAAEDKGCEAVLSFATSAVREASNADQVLARIKEETDVDLQVLSGEEEARLTFLAARRWFGWSAGKLLVLDIGGGSLEIAYGIDEEPDAVVSLPLGAGRLTAAWLPGDPPDPQAVRALRRHVRARIARTVGEFTRFGEPDHVVATSKTFRQLARIAGAARSAEGLYVQRDLSRKALEEWVPRLATMTAARRAGLPGVSDGRASQLLAGALVAEAAMDLFGVEDLEICPWALREGVILRRLDQLPTTEV; translated from the coding sequence ATGAGACTCGGAGTTCTCGACGTCGGTTCGAACACCGTCCACCTGCTGGCGGTCGACGCCCACCGCGGCGCGCGACCGCTGCCCGCCCATTCGCACAAGACGGAGCTGAGACTCGCCGAACTGCTCGACGCGGACGGCGCGATCGGGCCCGACGGTGTCGAGCGACTGGTCGCGACGATCGCCGAGGCGCTCCAGGCCGCCGAGGACAAGGGCTGCGAGGCGGTGCTGTCGTTCGCCACGTCCGCCGTGCGCGAGGCGAGCAACGCCGACCAGGTGCTGGCCAGGATCAAGGAGGAGACGGACGTCGACCTCCAGGTCCTCAGCGGCGAGGAGGAGGCCCGGCTGACCTTCCTCGCGGCGCGCCGGTGGTTCGGCTGGTCGGCCGGGAAACTGCTGGTCCTGGACATCGGCGGCGGCTCGCTGGAGATCGCGTACGGCATCGACGAGGAACCGGACGCCGTCGTGTCGCTGCCCCTGGGCGCCGGCCGCCTCACCGCCGCCTGGCTGCCCGGGGACCCGCCCGATCCACAGGCCGTCCGCGCGCTGCGCCGCCATGTGCGGGCCCGGATCGCCCGTACCGTCGGTGAGTTCACCCGATTCGGCGAGCCGGACCATGTCGTGGCCACCTCGAAGACCTTCCGGCAGCTCGCGCGGATCGCCGGGGCGGCCCGCTCCGCCGAGGGGCTCTACGTACAGCGCGATCTGAGCCGCAAGGCGCTGGAGGAGTGGGTTCCCAGGCTGGCGACGATGACGGCCGCGCGGCGTGCCGGGCTGCCCGGCGTCTCGGACGGGCGGGCGTCCCAGCTGCTGGCCGGCGCGCTGGTCGCCGAGGCGGCGATGGATCTGTTCGGTGTCGAGGACCTGGAGATCTGTCCGTGGGCGCTGCGCGAGGGCGTGATCCTGCGACGGCTGGACCAGCTGCCCACGACGGAGGTCTGA
- the sigJ gene encoding RNA polymerase sigma factor SigJ → MADLAEFERQRKRLWGIAYRITGSVADAEDAVQETWLRWQQLPDGEADDPKAYLTTVVSRLCYDQLGSARARRESYVGPWLPEPVVTESGPEDRVTLDESVGLAMLTVLERLTPAERTAFILHDVFAVPFKEIAEVVGRTPDSVRQLASRARQRVRAEAPRRSVDRGEHRRAVDAFLSAVLGGDFDGLLEILDPEVVWRSDGGGKVMAARLPILGDEKVVRFTRRLMRDFDPETMHAVVREVNGSPGVVLVDPVGGQSAVFGFNVHGGLITEVDAVINPEKLRHLDLGSL, encoded by the coding sequence ATGGCCGATCTGGCGGAATTCGAGCGGCAGCGCAAGAGGCTGTGGGGCATCGCCTACCGCATCACCGGATCCGTCGCCGACGCCGAGGACGCCGTCCAGGAGACCTGGCTGCGCTGGCAGCAGCTGCCCGACGGCGAGGCGGACGATCCGAAGGCGTATCTGACGACGGTCGTCAGCCGGCTCTGTTACGACCAGCTCGGATCCGCGCGTGCCCGCCGCGAGTCGTACGTCGGACCATGGCTGCCCGAGCCGGTGGTCACCGAGAGCGGGCCCGAGGACCGGGTCACGCTGGACGAGTCCGTCGGGCTCGCCATGCTCACCGTGCTGGAGCGGCTGACGCCGGCCGAACGCACCGCGTTCATCCTGCACGACGTCTTCGCCGTGCCGTTCAAGGAGATCGCGGAGGTGGTGGGCCGCACACCCGACTCCGTACGGCAGTTGGCCTCCCGCGCCCGCCAGCGGGTACGGGCCGAGGCGCCGCGCCGCTCCGTCGACCGGGGCGAACACCGGCGCGCCGTCGACGCGTTCCTGTCGGCGGTGCTGGGCGGGGACTTCGACGGTCTGCTGGAGATCCTCGACCCCGAGGTGGTGTGGCGCTCGGACGGCGGCGGCAAGGTCATGGCGGCCAGACTGCCCATCCTCGGCGACGAGAAGGTCGTCCGCTTCACCCGGCGCCTCATGCGCGACTTCGACCCCGAGACGATGCACGCCGTCGTACGGGAGGTGAACGGCTCCCCCGGTGTGGTGCTGGTCGACCCCGTCGGCGGGCAGAGCGCCGTCTTCGGGTTCAACGTGCACGGTGGGCTGATCACCGAGGTCGACGCCGTGATCAACCCGGAGAAGCTGCGCCACCTCGACCTCGGGAGTCTGTAA
- the ilvD gene encoding dihydroxy-acid dehydratase: MPELRSRTVTHGRNMAGARALMRASGVASEDIGKPIVAVANSFTEFVPGHTHLAPVGRIVSEAIKAAGAVPREFNTIAVDDGIAMGHGGMLYSLPSRDLIADSVEYMVEAHCADALICISNCDKITPGMLMAAMRLNIPTVFVSGGPMEAGKATLVDGTVRKLDLINAISDAVNESVSDEDMLRIEENACPTCGSCSGMFTANSMNCLAEAIGLALPGNGSVLATHTARKALYENAGTTVVDITKRYYEGGDETVLPRSIATRAAFDNAMALDIAMGGSTNTILHLLAAAQEGGLEYGLDEIDAVSRRVPCLAKVAPNVAPGGTYYMEDIHRAGGIPAILGELYRGGLLEEGVHSVHSDSLDEWLKTWDVRGGSPSEEAVELWHAAPGCKRSATAFSQSERWDTLDLDAEGGCIRSMEHAYSKDGGLAVLKGNLAVDGCVVKTAGVDESIWTFEGPAVVCESQDEAVEKILRKEINEGDVIVIRYEGPRGGPGMQEMLYPTSYLKGLGLGKACALVTDGRFSGGTSGLSIGHASPEAASGGTIALVHDGDRIRIDIPGRSIELLVGDDELAVRRDELNGVYEPVARERKVSVALRAYAAMATSADKGAVRDISRLG, translated from the coding sequence ATGCCCGAGCTGAGGTCCCGCACTGTCACCCACGGCCGCAACATGGCGGGCGCGCGCGCCCTTATGCGGGCGTCGGGCGTAGCGAGCGAGGACATCGGCAAGCCGATCGTCGCCGTGGCCAACTCCTTCACGGAGTTCGTCCCCGGACACACCCACCTCGCCCCCGTCGGCCGGATCGTCTCCGAGGCGATCAAGGCCGCGGGCGCCGTGCCGCGCGAGTTCAACACCATCGCCGTGGACGACGGCATCGCGATGGGCCACGGAGGCATGCTCTACAGCCTGCCGTCCCGTGATCTGATCGCCGACTCCGTCGAGTACATGGTCGAGGCGCACTGCGCGGACGCGCTGATCTGCATCTCCAACTGCGACAAGATCACGCCGGGCATGCTGATGGCCGCGATGCGCCTCAACATCCCCACGGTCTTCGTCTCCGGCGGTCCGATGGAGGCCGGCAAGGCCACCCTGGTCGACGGCACGGTCCGCAAGCTGGACCTCATCAACGCGATCTCGGACGCCGTGAACGAGTCCGTCTCGGACGAGGACATGCTCCGTATCGAGGAGAACGCCTGCCCGACCTGCGGCTCCTGTTCCGGCATGTTCACCGCGAACTCCATGAACTGCCTCGCCGAGGCCATCGGTCTCGCCCTGCCCGGCAACGGCTCGGTCCTCGCCACGCACACCGCGCGCAAGGCGCTGTACGAGAACGCGGGCACCACGGTGGTCGACATCACCAAGCGCTACTACGAAGGCGGCGACGAGACCGTCCTGCCGCGCAGCATCGCCACCCGCGCGGCCTTCGACAACGCGATGGCGCTCGACATCGCCATGGGCGGCTCCACCAACACGATCCTGCACCTGCTCGCCGCCGCCCAGGAGGGCGGTCTCGAGTACGGCCTGGACGAGATCGACGCCGTCTCGCGGCGCGTCCCGTGCCTGGCGAAGGTCGCGCCGAACGTGGCGCCCGGCGGCACGTACTACATGGAGGACATCCACCGGGCCGGCGGCATCCCCGCCATCCTGGGCGAGCTGTACCGGGGCGGCCTCCTTGAGGAGGGCGTGCACTCGGTGCACTCCGACTCGCTCGACGAGTGGCTCAAGACGTGGGACGTGCGCGGCGGTTCACCCTCCGAGGAGGCCGTGGAGCTGTGGCACGCGGCGCCCGGCTGCAAGCGCTCGGCGACCGCGTTCTCCCAGTCCGAGCGGTGGGACACGCTCGACCTGGACGCCGAGGGCGGCTGTATCCGCTCGATGGAGCACGCGTACTCGAAGGACGGCGGACTCGCCGTGCTGAAGGGCAACCTGGCCGTCGACGGCTGTGTCGTGAAGACGGCGGGCGTCGACGAGTCGATCTGGACCTTCGAGGGCCCGGCCGTCGTCTGCGAGTCGCAGGACGAGGCCGTCGAGAAGATCCTCCGTAAGGAGATCAATGAGGGCGATGTGATCGTCATCCGTTACGAGGGTCCGCGCGGCGGCCCGGGCATGCAGGAGATGCTCTACCCCACGTCGTATCTGAAGGGCCTGGGCCTGGGCAAGGCGTGCGCCCTGGTCACCGACGGCCGCTTCTCCGGCGGTACGTCGGGCCTCTCGATCGGCCACGCCTCGCCGGAGGCGGCGTCCGGCGGGACGATCGCGCTGGTGCACGACGGCGACCGCATCCGGATCGACATCCCCGGCCGCTCGATCGAACTGCTCGTGGGGGACGACGAGTTGGCGGTTCGGCGGGACGAGCTGAACGGGGTGTACGAGCCGGTCGCACGCGAGCGCAAGGTCTCCGTGGCGCTGCGCGCGTACGCGGCCATGGCCACGAGCGCGGACAAGGGCGCGGTCAGGGACATCTCCCGGCTGGGCTGA